The Corallococcus silvisoli genome has a segment encoding these proteins:
- a CDS encoding ABC transporter ATP-binding protein, whose protein sequence is MIDIVDLHKTFGGNKVLTGINLTVPAGSTCVILGGSGSGKTVLMKHMIGLLKPDTGQVIIDGQDIVPMSVEGLQQVRRSFGMVFQAAALFDSMTVFENVAFPLRQHTQLPEDAIREKVRKRLDLMGLKRAVEDRFPADLSGGMRKRVGLARAVVLDPKVVLYDEPTTGLDPITTDSVDDMILTAQKELGVTSVVISHDIASAFNVANQIAFLSKGVIVEHGPPEQLRESQHPAVQIFLQTWFGKN, encoded by the coding sequence ATGATCGACATCGTGGACCTGCACAAGACGTTCGGCGGGAACAAGGTGCTCACCGGCATCAACCTCACCGTTCCCGCGGGCAGCACCTGCGTCATCCTGGGGGGCTCCGGCTCCGGCAAGACGGTGCTGATGAAGCACATGATCGGCCTGCTCAAGCCGGACACGGGCCAGGTCATCATCGACGGGCAGGACATCGTCCCCATGAGCGTGGAGGGACTGCAGCAGGTCCGCCGCAGCTTCGGCATGGTGTTCCAGGCCGCCGCGCTCTTCGACTCCATGACGGTGTTCGAGAACGTCGCCTTCCCCCTGCGTCAGCACACCCAGCTGCCAGAGGACGCCATCCGCGAAAAGGTGCGCAAGCGCCTGGACCTCATGGGGCTCAAGCGCGCGGTGGAGGACCGCTTCCCGGCGGACCTGTCCGGCGGCATGCGCAAGCGCGTGGGCCTGGCGCGCGCCGTGGTGCTGGATCCCAAGGTGGTCCTCTACGACGAGCCCACCACCGGCCTGGATCCCATCACCACGGACTCCGTGGACGACATGATCCTCACCGCGCAGAAGGAGCTGGGCGTCACCAGCGTCGTCATCAGCCACGACATCGCGTCCGCGTTCAACGTGGCCAACCAGATCGCCTTCCTGTCCAAGGGCGTCATCGTGGAGCACGGGCCGCCGGAGCAGCTGCGCGAATCCCAGCACCCCGCCGTCCAGATCTTCCTCCAGACCTGGTTCGGAAAGAACTAG